TGCCCAAGGTGGGTTCTAAAAGTGCATTAGgtcttttttcttcaagttcCTTACTTGCGTGGCTGGGGATGGAGTGGGCACAGACAGCTGCAACACACTGTTCTGAGGCCAGGTCAGAAAGATGGCATAGACAACTGCTCCTTTGGAAGTATACCTAAGGCAGGAAGAGTTCATTGAAGTGAAGAGCCCACAATAGAGAACCAATCATGGCCCTGGCAGCATGAGAACACCAGCTTGCCCCCTGTCACTCCACAGGGGTCACCTACTTTTCCCTCATTCCAAAATCTCTCACTTTGGACCCATCAGTAAGCACTGGCTGATAAAACCCAAAGAAACAAAGTCCACGCATGCTGCCTAAAAGCAAATGTCATCACTCCTTGCCTCAGACTGTGGTCAATGCATCAGATGAGCTGCCAGGTGCTGCTCTTGTCATTGCTCTGCATTTCTAGACTGAACACATTTGGGTACACTCAAAACtaacagctctgttctgtagcATTTCTGGCTCTTGATTCACTCACTGTGCTTTTCTCAGCGAGTACAACAGTCAGGTAACAGTGAGCAGGACTGTTATATAACTAAATACATAACTAAAAGCAAATTCCACTGCATTTTCAGATTATATGCATTGAAAGAAACTAGCCATCCCACTACTTAAACAGTTCTGACAGCAATGGTATGGattgtttttttcaaagaactACTGGTTTTTAAATCACACAAGACGGCTGAAGATTTGAATTTTATTCCATTCTTTCCACAAGATATTCCTTAGATGACGTGGCAGTAAGTGAGCACTCGAGCTGTAGGATATTACCTAAAAGCCACCTGTGCCTAATGGCAACCCTTCAGAAAGTGCCAAATTTAAGAAGCAGCATCAGCTTTGGAAGTCCCAGCCCAGCTGGGTTCCAGCTGCAGGATGGTACTGAGCAACGGAATCCTTACCAGACAGTGTCTGTGCTGTTCTCCATCTGTACTCTCCATGGCTTTGACTCATAAATTGCCTCCCCGTTAGTGTCCAGCCACCTCCCGAGGGCCAGAAGCCTTTCTTGGAAGATGGGAACAATCACTCCCTCTTTTGTAGGTCCCACATTGAGAAGGTAGTTGCCTCCAAAGCTCACAGTTTGCACTAGCTCCTGTGGCAAACAAATCAAGGTAAcaactgcattttcttcacttctgaCAACAAAGAAACTCGAGGAGTGCTTTGTCCTCGTGAAATGCTCCTTCAGCTCCACCTGCCTGTATGAAGCCCATGCCAGCTCTTTCTCCGAGTAGCAGAATGAAAGAAACCTCTAATTCTTGGTTAACTCCCACACCAGTTAATTTGAATTCTGAATTCTTACCTCGATGATACTGGCTACATCCATTAACTCATCAATGTGCATATTGCTTCGATAGCCCCAGGAGATCTTGTCAATGGAGGAGCACATCTCCCATTTGTGAGCAAGCAGGGTCCCTGGCTTGTATTTGTCAGCACAGTTGTAAAAGCCTCCATGATGGCAGGAGCAATTATTACACCAACGATCGTTCACAACAACAGTATCCTGGGAGAAGAAACGTAGCTCAGAAACAAGGTTTTGTCTGGGACTTTTTCagcttccatccatccatcctaaGTTACCTGAGGCATCTAAGTTAGAGGGCCAAGTACTTATCCCCTGGGATTTGAATCCCAGAGGCTTCTCTTAAAAGCACAGTGTGGACTTTTTAATTCTGgtgaaataataaaacaagTTTGGCACTTGCCAAGGTTACTCATTTGACTGCATTCATATCTCACTGCTGCCAGATCTTCCACATCTATACAATGCTGCAGGCCATGAGGGACAGTTGAAAGTTTTACCTTGACAGGACTGTTGTTATACAgccaggcaaggaaggaggTAGAATTCCAGTACGAGTCTGGAGCTTCCCAGTCTCCATCTGACCAAATCAAATCTGGTTTATACCTAGCAGAGAGATTAACATTACTTAAGAATGGCTTAGCTGCTCCTACCCCAAAAGAAGCACTTCACAGTTTCTTGTCTCTGAAGTCCACTTTCACTTCCCATCACCTGACATTACCAGGAGGTTCATGCTACCACTTCCCACTTCAAAAAAGCTGCAAGTGACTTTCTTGTAGCAGCAGAGTGATTATCATGGCTGGAAGTACAGGATGCAGTTCTTccaaatacagaaaactgtATCTCAGAGGCAGTTATGAGGTACATCCTTTACCTGCTACAACGGCTACTGTGAGCAGCATGTGTCCAAGCCTGGTAACTTGGTCAATTGGGGAATGAAAGGAGGGATTTAGATTCACAGTGAAATTGCTCTTTTACTTTACTAAAAGGCTTGCTTCactttcagagctgctctcagaaaAGGCAGTATTAAAGGGCATTTATCTTGCATGCAAGATTTGCCCCTACCTTATTGTACAAGTTAGATTACTGACAAGACAAATGTGAAccctttttttaattacctcAAATCGTTACTGCTAAGTAAACAGATTTCCTTTGGCAAAAATTAGCATTTGTCACCTCTGTTCTCTGCATCTACTTTGCATCTTTCTCAACAGTATGGAAGCCAAGAACTGCTGTTGCATCCTGACTGGTCGCAGCTCTTACTTTAAGACAAGATCATAGAGTTCTGGCATTGtcttctttaaaacaaagttCTGGGTCTTGAAGCCGCTTTCTTTGTCAGACAGATAGAGAGGGTTAAACCACTCCAACAGAGAATGATACAGTCCGTAGCGTATGTTGCTGAAGGatagaaaacacaaatgaaagagTTAGGCCAGCAGCAGAGATTGAGAATCAGTTCAGAGTAGATTACTGGCATAATTATTTCACAGTTTCATGACTTTGCAAGCACTGTTTCCATATCAAAATCATCATTTTCTACTGTTTGCCAAGAGCAGCCAAGAGAATTCAGTGCATGGAGATGACAAAGCAGCGAAGTGTAGCAATACTTCTCTCTGAGCGCCTGTCCCAGCTCTCCCACAAGGTCGCGGTGGGGCCCCGTGTCCAAAGAATTCCAGTTCCAGGACACAGGCGACCCCCAGTTGGTGAAGCCCTCGTGGTGCTTCGTGGTCAGCACCACATACCTGAGGGAAAATGTTGTGGGTCAGGGTGACAAAGGAACTGCGTTATCCCAGTCCTCACTGACAAATCCAAAGCTACGAAAGCAAGGGACTGAGAAACTATGCCGTGAGGGTCCTCGTTAGAAGCCCTTTTCATTGTCCTTAGAATGTAAAAGAGATGACATGAATAGTAAGGTTTTTAGATGGGTTTTAATGTAAAACATGACCAACTGAGGCTTGGGAAGCAGTAAGAGCAGCCGTCCCCTTGGCACTCTAGGCATGACCTGTCGGGGCCCCAGGTCCCTTAAGGATCCCCAAAATGGCCTCACTCCTCATGGATCCCCAGACGTGGCCCCATCCCCTCAGGTACCACAGCCACCGGCGCCACACGGCTGGTGCTGCGCACTGACCTGGCACCGGCCCGCTGGAAGAGCCGGGCCCACTCATGGGGCTGGAAGTCGTAGGCGGTGAAATGGGGCGCGAAGTCCGCGTaggaggcggcgggcgggaaCCGCTGCTGCATGAAGCGCTCGTAGTCGGCGCGGTGCTCCCCCTGCCAGTGCCACCAGAACCACTCGGAGCCCCAGGCGGGGACGGAGAACACGCCCCAGTGCACGAACACCCCCACCTTCGCCTGGTCGAACCAAGCGGGCAGCGGCCGTGCGTCCAGGCTGGCCCAGTCTGGGCTGTAGCGCGGCGCGGCGAGCCCCGGCCCCAGCGCGGCCGCCAGCCACAGCACCCCGCCCGCCGCCATGCTGCCACCTGACGTCACACGGTGGCCTCCATGGCTACCGAGGCAAAGGCGCAGGCGCTGCCTTTGCTAGCGAGGCAAAGGCTCCCTCCATCTTAACCCGGAGCCTGTCAGTTCAAGGCCGTGGCGTGCCCAGCAGCGAGGCCGGAGGAtgccctccccctccccatccgcctctgccccacagcacgtCCGTGACTGCTGTCTGCACTGTGAGGAGAAAGGGAAGCCAGAGGGGTTGGCTCCCCTGAGATCCCTCACTCCTGGGTTGCATCACCTGCACGTTCCAGGTGAGCCAGGGCAGAATCCAAGGGCCTCGCACCCGTGCCCAGACAGCGCAGGCAGACCTGGCCCTGAGGCAGCCCCGTGGCCCTGGTGAAGGGGCTGAAGGTTTTGCAgccaaagctgctgcttctgtgtgatTTGCAAAAGAATCTATTGCCTCCTCCATGCTTGGGATTACTGTCCCTTGCTGCTATTAAACCTCTGTCCTGAAGGACTCCGCATGTCAGAGGTTAGtggaagaaaaggctgaaacatttctttaatgTTTAATTGTATAACATCCAACAATGTGTGGCAGAGATTAAGTTTCTGTGAGTCTGCAAGGCGGGCTTAAATAGGTGTACTGTTATACACAGTGATGTGCTGCTAGAGCTTTGCTGACAGTGCTTGTATAACTCTGCCCGTACCAAGCAAAGGGCTGGGACAACACTTTTTGACATTTTGACACAGATATAACTGAGTGCAAGGAAAAGTGTCAGGTAGCTACTGGCGGGCAGACAGGATTTGCTGTTCTGAGGTATGGCATCACCCTCTGCCTTGTGTGTGGCACAACGTGACATGGCACTGGGTCTTGGCAGCCCTGGGAATGGTAGTCTGTACAGATCTGGGCATTTTGTGTCCCGGTATCTAAGAAAACATCAGTAGGAGCTGACTCCACAACCTGATCTGTCACCTCCCAGAACTTCCACgaggacagaaaataaaagcaatccaAAAGAGAAATGATCCAGACTCATTCCACCAGCTGACCGAGACTTCCCAGCGCTGCATCCCTACAGGACATGTGTGTCCTCACAGACGGTCTCTATCATGGAGGACCTGTGAACACTCTCTGCTTCTGGGCTGTCATTTGAGGTCCTCAACTGCCTCCTGCATTGGGAAAGGCGCATCCTCAGGGAGGAATACAGCTCCTTGCTTCTCAGGGCATAAATAATGGGGTTCACCATGGAATTGAGCAGGCAGAGCGTGCTGCAGAAGGCAAACACCTTGCGCAGGTGATTGTTCAGATTTACAAAGATGCTGTAAATCATGAGAATGAGGGCTGGCAACCAGCACAGCACAAGGACAGTCAGCACCATGACGAGAGTCTTGGCCAGCATGACGTCCATCCTCATCCTGGTGTTCTGCTTTCCCACATGCACCTGGTGTTTCCCCATGTATGCCACATGCTGGTGAGCCCTCCACAGCATACGTGCGTAAGCACAGACTATACACCCCAGCAGGACCATGACAAGACAGATCCAAGTGGACAGATAATTGTTGTCCACAAAAGGGAACAGCTCGGAACAGGCTGAGTTGAGTGTACAGCAGTTCCAGCCCATCAGAGGCAGGAAGGCAGTGGCCACACATGTCACCCAGAGCACCCCTAGTGCTGTCCATGCTCTCTTCCTCGTCACAAGCAGCTTGTATTTGGAGGGGTAGCTGATGGAGATGTAGCGGTCCAGGGCCATTAGCAGCAAGCTGCTCAGGGAGGCCATGAAAGATGTGTTCACCCCTCCCAGCTTCAGCAGGAACAATTCTTTAGAAGAATCGGTTTCATTAAAGACATGGAAGTTAACAAAACTTCTTACAAAGATGATGCTGGCCAAGAGGTCTGCCAAGGCCAGGCTGCTGATGAAGATGTAAGAAGGCTTTCTCCTTGTACCAGGGGAGGAGAAGATCAGGTAAAGCACCAGACAGTTCTCAAAAATGCCCAGTGTCCCAAAGAGGCCACAAAGTGTGGCAGTGCTGATCTTCTGTGCTTGTGTGCTGAGCACCATGAAGCATTCCATGCTCTTGGAGCTCACATTGCATGTGGAGGCATTTTCATACATCTTACAATTAATCATTATACTTAACTGGAGCCAGGAGCTTGCAGGGAGAGTTTTGTCTTCCTACGTTCCAACTGCTCTGAAAAAGATTGAGGGGAAGGTGAGGGATAGCCCTACAGGGACACTACAAGTAGTAAATTCAGTTCCCTTGGTGGTATCCCTTCTTTTACACAAGAGATGATCCTGTTGCAACCTACTCTCAGGGAAATGCAGCGTGAAGGGGAAATGCCTGCTGcaggtgcagagctgctcagtgcaTGCTGTGGCAGCCAAGTCCTGTTTTTTTCTACACTTCTGCAGTTTAATGCATTCAAATCCCTTCATCTTCATCACACTGAAGAGCTTGTTCTCATTCATCAGGACAGCAGCTGTCTTTGGAGGCTACAACAGACAGCAGTGACCAACACTCTAGAAAACCACATCTACCACATATTAGCAGCAAGAGATGTTTGTACTTGTCTCCCTTACTTCCTTCCCCACTGAGTACGCACTcctctgactgctgctgctgttcctgtgcTTTGTAGCAGCTGTAAAACACCCATCAGCCTGTTATGTTGTGCAGAACCCTCTGAGAAGACCCTGACCCCACATTTTGCTCCCACCTGCCCACTGGGGAACAAACATTGGCAGCTGCAGGGTTTTCGGTTGCTTGTTACACCCAGAGCATTTTGATCCTTATTTGCATTTCTTGGCATATTGGACCAGAGTAGTCCTGGACTTTGGGCTGAAATGTGGCATAGCATTGCAGCAAAGTTGCTCTCCTCTTACGTCAGGTTCTGGCATGGAGCAACTACACAGGACCACAGCTATTGCACTCCAACCTCAGCATCTCATgtttcctgcagctctttgcagaacATTACAAATGCAGCAGTGATTACTCAATGCCATTATTAAATCTGACAGCCCTTGTCTCCCCAGAGGGGTGCACTGTGCAACCAGGTGGGGTGGGTTTTGACACATCTCAGGGCTTACTAGgaacactgcctccctgggTATACAAAACTCCCTCAGCAAAACCCTGCCACCCAAACCAAGATATCTCTTAAGCAAACTCTACCTTGACATCTATTGATTGCAGACAGCTTTCCCAGGACTGTCTTAAATTCTCCATACCTGCATTTATGTAGTGTCCAAAGAACACTACAATGCAGTGTTCAAAtaatgtttagatgttgtactatGGGAGATAGTCTAGTGGGGAAATACtagtgataggtggatggttggactcgatgatcttggaggtcttttccaaccttaatgattctatgattctatgactctatattCAGGAGACCAGAAACCACTTGAACAGCAAGCGAGTGCCTGAAGGTAAGCAAAGTGCTGTCCCCTGTGCAATGCTGCGTCAGGAGAAACTTTGATTATAATGGCAAAATAACTCCCATACTGACTATTCTGGGACAGCTTCTTCCATTAACCTGACATAGTTAAGGGAAGCCCTTAGGTTCAAAATGTAGCCACTGTGCTGGCCTTGTAGACATCAGCCAGGCAAACCCAGACCTCCTCTTCCCACACTTGTTGTGTCTCAGGCTGAGTGACAAGGATAGCTCTCTGCAGTTTGGACTGAACTCCCCCCCTGTCCTCCTTCCAACTCTGGTGTCTGCAAGGGAAGGCACAGGGCCTTGTTCAGCCCCAGGTCTACCTCTTGGCACAGCTTTGGCACTATTTTGGAAATAGCTGTTCACCCTGGCTAGTCCCTCTGGCCACATTAAGCAATGCCCAGCAGTTATCTTCCTGATGTTAAAAACTCTATGGCACAAGTGCCACGTTGGGgattatttgctttatttgtcCTCAGTCACTGTCTGCCCACGTGTGAGTGCAGTAACAGCATCCAAAGCACACTAGTGcattgctgcagagctgcaataCTATGCCAGCAAAAAGTACACGACATGGCAGAGCAGTGCTCCACTGAAATCCTCTGTGGAGCCAAACGCAACACCAACCAGCAGAGTGCTTGGCctcagagctcagcaccacTCA
Above is a genomic segment from Gallus gallus isolate bGalGal1 chromosome 23, bGalGal1.mat.broiler.GRCg7b, whole genome shotgun sequence containing:
- the FUCA1 gene encoding tissue alpha-L-fucosidase isoform X1, whose product is MAAGGVLWLAAALGPGLAAPRYSPDWASLDARPLPAWFDQAKVGVFVHWGVFSVPAWGSEWFWWHWQGEHRADYERFMQQRFPPAASYADFAPHFTAYDFQPHEWARLFQRAGARYVVLTTKHHEGFTNWGSPVSWNWNSLDTGPHRDLVGELGQALRENNIRYGLYHSLLEWFNPLYLSDKESGFKTQNFVLKKTMPELYDLVLKYKPDLIWSDGDWEAPDSYWNSTSFLAWLYNNSPVKDTVVVNDRWCNNCSCHHGGFYNCADKYKPGTLLAHKWEMCSSIDKISWGYRSNMHIDELMDVASIIEELVQTVSFGGNYLLNVGPTKEGVIVPIFQERLLALGRWLDTNGEAIYESKPWRVQMENSTDTVWYTSKGAVVYAIFLTWPQNSVLQLSVPTPSPATQVTMLGFAGTLQWQQPPGEGLLVTLPDAPPSPVRSQPGWAVRLEGVK
- the FUCA1 gene encoding tissue alpha-L-fucosidase isoform X2; translated protein: MAAGGVLWLAAALGPGLAAPRYSPDWASLDARPLPAWFDQAKVGVFVHWGVFSVPAWGSEWFWWHWQGEHRADYERFMQQRFPPAASYADFAPHFTAYDFQPHEWARLFQRAGARYVVLTTKHHEGFTNWGSPVSWNWNSLDTGPHRDLVGELGQALRENNIRYGLYHSLLEWFNPLYLSDKESGFKTQNFVLKKTMPELYDLVLKYKPDLIWSDGDWEAPDSYWNSTSFLAWLYNNSPVKDTVVVNDRWCNNCSCHHGGFYNCADKYKPGTLLAHKWEMCSSIDKISWGYRSNMHIDELMDVASIIEELVQTVSFGGNYLLNVGPTKEGVIVPIFQERLLALGRWLDTNGEAIYESKPWRVQMENSTDTVWYTSKGAVVYAIFLTWPQNSVLQLSVPTPSPATQV
- the CNR2 gene encoding cannabinoid receptor 2, which encodes MINCKMYENASTCNVSSKSMECFMVLSTQAQKISTATLCGLFGTLGIFENCLVLYLIFSSPGTRRKPSYIFISSLALADLLASIIFVRSFVNFHVFNETDSSKELFLLKLGGVNTSFMASLSSLLLMALDRYISISYPSKYKLLVTRKRAWTALGVLWVTCVATAFLPLMGWNCCTLNSACSELFPFVDNNYLSTWICLVMVLLGCIVCAYARMLWRAHQHVAYMGKHQVHVGKQNTRMRMDVMLAKTLVMVLTVLVLCWLPALILMIYSIFVNLNNHLRKVFAFCSTLCLLNSMVNPIIYALRSKELYSSLRMRLSQCRRQLRTSNDSPEAESVHRSSMIETVCEDTHVL